Proteins from one Belonocnema kinseyi isolate 2016_QV_RU_SX_M_011 chromosome 8, B_treatae_v1, whole genome shotgun sequence genomic window:
- the LOC117178692 gene encoding secreted RxLR effector protein 161-like: MTQKLYTEGLLDRFGIRVSKPVMTLLNPSIKVIKPQLNTKEEMDSYLFRELIGSLMYLAVGSRPDIAFPVNCLSQFNTCYTREYWIAGKMGLRCRTGTLDNGTTFSKSGKTNEGYVDADWGTCSYDRRSYTGYAFILAGAAVS, encoded by the coding sequence ATGACGCAGAAACTATATACAGAAGGTCTTCTGGATCGTTTTGGAATAAGGGTTTCGAAACCCGTTATGACTCTACTGAATCCAAGCATCAAAGTCATCAAACCACAATTAAACACCAAAGAAGAAATGGATTCCTATCTATTTCGTGAATTGATAGGTTCACTTATGTACTTGGCTGTAGGTTCACGCCCTGACATCGCATTCCCTGTAAACTGCTTAAGTCAATTTAATACCTGTTACACTAGAGAATATTGGATAGCTGGAAAAATGGGTTTGCGCTGTCGAACAGGAACTTTAGACAACGGCACCACGTTTTCGAAAAGTGGAAAGACAAATGAAGGCTATGTCGATGCAGATTGGGGAACCTGTTCGTATGATCGCCGTTCTTACACCGGCTATGCTTTCATTTTGGCTGGAGCAGCTGTCAGTTGA